A genomic region of Thermoanaerobaculia bacterium contains the following coding sequences:
- a CDS encoding glycosyltransferase family 4 protein, which translates to MRPSAAAVGEAPPALLMVGNFLSGSTSIRFVCEDLAEGLASAGWSVVTSSSRAGRVLRLADMLATVWARRSEYAAAQVDVYSGPSFVWAESVAALLRSIGKPHALTLHGGNLPEFANRWPRRVRRLLRGADAVTSPSPYLARALAPFRPDVRVIPNPLAISRYPFRLRAGPRPRIVWLRAFHRIYRPELAPAVLAEVLSKHPDATLTMIGPDKGDGSLAQTRAAAAAAGVADRVTILGAVPKKDVPGVLAGGEIFLNTTDVDNTPVSVLEAMACGLCVVTTDAGGIPDLAANGDNALVVPRGDPRALAAAVVRAVDDARLSARISRGGRAKAEQCDFPRVLDAWRTLLGEIASGAGATPGAPA; encoded by the coding sequence ATGAGGCCGTCGGCGGCCGCCGTCGGCGAAGCGCCTCCGGCGCTCCTCATGGTCGGCAACTTCCTTTCCGGTTCGACGTCGATTCGCTTCGTCTGCGAGGATCTCGCGGAGGGCCTCGCCTCCGCGGGGTGGAGCGTCGTGACGAGCTCATCCCGCGCCGGGCGCGTGCTTCGCCTCGCGGACATGCTCGCGACGGTGTGGGCGAGGCGGTCGGAGTACGCGGCCGCCCAGGTGGACGTGTACAGCGGTCCTTCGTTCGTGTGGGCGGAGTCGGTCGCCGCTCTGCTCCGGTCGATCGGAAAGCCGCACGCGCTCACGCTCCACGGCGGAAATCTTCCCGAGTTCGCGAACCGGTGGCCGCGGCGAGTGCGGCGGCTCCTTCGCGGCGCCGACGCCGTCACCAGCCCTTCGCCGTACCTCGCGCGCGCCCTGGCCCCCTTCCGCCCCGACGTCCGCGTCATCCCGAACCCCCTCGCGATTTCGCGCTACCCCTTTCGGCTCCGCGCCGGCCCGCGCCCGCGGATCGTGTGGCTGCGGGCTTTCCACCGGATCTACCGGCCCGAGCTCGCGCCGGCCGTGCTCGCCGAGGTCCTTTCGAAGCACCCCGATGCGACGCTCACGATGATCGGCCCCGACAAGGGGGACGGCTCGCTGGCGCAGACGCGCGCGGCCGCGGCCGCGGCGGGCGTCGCGGACCGCGTGACGATCCTCGGAGCCGTTCCCAAGAAGGACGTGCCCGGGGTGCTCGCGGGGGGAGAGATCTTCCTCAACACGACCGACGTCGACAACACGCCCGTTTCGGTACTCGAGGCGATGGCCTGCGGCCTCTGCGTCGTGACGACCGACGCCGGCGGAATTCCCGACCTCGCCGCCAACGGCGACAACGCGCTCGTGGTTCCCCGGGGGGATCCGCGTGCCCTGGCGGCGGCGGTCGTCCGCGCGGTCGACGACGCGCGCCTCTCCGCGCGGATTTCACGGGGCGGGCGGGCGAAGGCGGAACAGTGCGACTTCCCCCGCGTGCTCGACGCCTGGCGGACGCTGCTCGGCGAGATCGCCTCGGGCGCCGGCGCGACGCCGGGAGCGCCGGCGTGA
- a CDS encoding O-antigen ligase family protein produces MAERAVSAGPGASRRAATEDARAALWMRVLLAGTLLLWAAGLVLGFDRALAAVTLIGFVAAIGGLARPALGLMGIGILCAVDGFSRSILPGSGLYRWNTFNYWLLLVILIHLPRLLRLRDVHSRLLALFVLVLALGIVISPLRSEGMETTLSAATAFGLLVYALRAGRRRGAWLGLALTAGANSAAAGLVFLLQRDRFPSVNPNVWVFCPLTGIFAIAAGLSAARRPRTQLVLGLLATIDMVWVFLTGSRGGIALGLLGMAYLLFVMRGVLPRFAAVAAGILLASFLTARFAGLDEYSRRRLDKALDTQEGLRERTSGRSDLVLGAWYMFLDHPLGVGTGGFAPSWAKLGIRKGMTDYAYGAAKEAHAAWAKTLAENGILGFGLLFGYVGSFAVSAIRRSPSRKLALLTSAVLFAAFFSTEFAGKGLWLLAGAATAFVDYFPRAAPAEAGRRVPAGRALPAGAAP; encoded by the coding sequence TTGGCTGAGCGGGCGGTTTCGGCCGGTCCGGGCGCGTCCCGGCGAGCGGCGACCGAGGACGCGCGGGCCGCTCTCTGGATGCGGGTGCTCCTGGCGGGCACTCTGCTCCTGTGGGCGGCGGGGCTCGTCCTCGGGTTCGATCGGGCCCTCGCCGCGGTGACCCTGATCGGGTTCGTTGCCGCGATCGGCGGCCTCGCCCGGCCCGCGCTGGGCCTCATGGGAATCGGCATTCTCTGCGCGGTCGACGGATTCTCCCGGTCGATCCTTCCCGGAAGCGGTCTCTATCGGTGGAACACGTTCAACTACTGGCTCCTCCTCGTGATCCTCATTCACCTCCCGCGGCTCCTCCGCCTTCGCGACGTCCACTCGCGGCTCCTGGCGCTCTTCGTCCTCGTGCTCGCGCTCGGCATCGTCATCAGCCCCCTGCGGAGCGAGGGGATGGAGACGACGCTTTCGGCCGCGACCGCCTTCGGGCTCCTGGTCTACGCGCTCCGCGCGGGCCGCCGCCGCGGCGCGTGGCTCGGCCTCGCTCTGACGGCGGGGGCGAATTCCGCGGCGGCGGGTCTCGTGTTCCTCCTGCAGCGCGACCGGTTCCCCTCCGTCAATCCGAACGTCTGGGTCTTCTGTCCGCTGACGGGGATCTTCGCGATCGCGGCCGGTCTCTCCGCGGCCCGGCGCCCGCGCACGCAGCTCGTCCTCGGGCTCCTCGCGACGATCGACATGGTCTGGGTGTTCCTCACCGGAAGCCGCGGCGGAATCGCGCTCGGCCTCCTCGGCATGGCGTACCTCCTCTTCGTGATGCGGGGAGTGCTGCCGCGTTTCGCGGCCGTCGCCGCGGGCATCCTCCTCGCGTCGTTCCTGACCGCCCGTTTCGCGGGACTCGACGAGTACTCGAGGCGCCGCCTCGACAAGGCGCTCGACACGCAGGAGGGGCTTCGCGAGCGCACGAGCGGCCGTTCCGATCTCGTGCTGGGCGCCTGGTACATGTTCCTCGACCATCCTCTCGGCGTCGGTACGGGGGGATTCGCGCCGAGCTGGGCGAAACTCGGGATCCGGAAGGGAATGACCGATTATGCGTACGGAGCCGCCAAGGAGGCTCACGCGGCGTGGGCGAAGACCCTCGCCGAGAACGGAATCCTCGGGTTCGGGCTCCTTTTCGGGTACGTCGGGTCTTTCGCCGTCTCCGCGATCCGCCGCTCCCCGTCGCGCAAGCTCGCTCTGCTGACGTCGGCGGTCCTGTTCGCGGCGTTCTTCTCGACCGAGTTCGCGGGGAAGGGGTTGTGGCTCCTCGCGGGCGCGGCGACGGCGTTCGTCGACTATTTCCCGCGCGCGGCCCCCGCGGAGGCCGGGCGCCGGGTCCCGGCCGGACGGGCCCTTCCGGCTGGAGCCGCGCCATGA
- a CDS encoding polysaccharide deacetylase family protein, which yields MIFLYHGIVGDDAPAERSCAAQALPVSVFERHLAWIARRRRIVPLPEYLAARRRGRIAALTFDDGLARTFENAEPYLRAEGIPATFFVSTAHVLRRILLWFPALDALCFEGVHASIEAQGETLPLGTLDEKRRARRRLGALARTSGDAGGFSQALLERHPLPERTLAEYRGMTPEMVRGAAAGSLFEIGSHTQTHPWLPEVGLPAQRREITASRSELERLAGRPVRYFAYPGGEYDRTTLALVAEAGYEAALATVSRHLGEERFEIERVGIYSAPLWKVALKEAGIVPVARRLGFQIG from the coding sequence GTGATCTTCCTGTACCACGGCATCGTCGGAGACGACGCCCCGGCGGAGCGCTCGTGCGCGGCGCAGGCGCTTCCGGTCTCCGTCTTCGAGCGTCACCTCGCCTGGATCGCTCGCCGCCGCCGGATCGTCCCGCTTCCCGAATATCTCGCCGCGCGCCGCCGGGGAAGGATCGCGGCGCTCACCTTCGACGACGGGCTCGCGCGCACGTTCGAGAACGCGGAGCCGTACCTCCGGGCGGAAGGGATCCCGGCGACGTTCTTCGTCTCGACCGCGCACGTTCTGCGCCGGATCCTCCTCTGGTTCCCGGCGCTCGATGCGCTCTGCTTCGAAGGGGTGCACGCCTCGATCGAGGCCCAAGGGGAGACGCTCCCGCTCGGAACGCTCGACGAGAAGCGGCGGGCCCGGCGCCGCCTCGGCGCGCTCGCGCGCACGAGCGGCGATGCGGGGGGGTTTTCGCAGGCGCTGCTCGAACGGCATCCCCTTCCGGAACGCACGCTCGCCGAGTATCGCGGGATGACTCCCGAGATGGTGCGCGGCGCGGCGGCCGGCTCGCTCTTCGAAATCGGATCGCACACCCAGACGCACCCCTGGCTCCCCGAGGTCGGCCTTCCGGCCCAGCGGCGGGAGATCACGGCGAGCCGGTCCGAGCTCGAACGCCTCGCCGGCCGTCCGGTGAGGTATTTCGCCTACCCGGGCGGGGAGTACGACCGCACGACCCTCGCCCTCGTGGCCGAAGCGGGTTACGAGGCGGCGCTGGCGACGGTGTCGCGACATCTCGGAGAGGAACGATTCGAAATCGAGCGCGTCGGGATCTACTCGGCGCCGCTCTGGAAAGTCGCGCTGAAGGAGGCGGGAATCGTCCCGGTGGCGCGGCGGCTGGGGTTCCAGATTGGCTGA